Proteins encoded by one window of Salvia splendens isolate huo1 chromosome 7, SspV2, whole genome shotgun sequence:
- the LOC121742595 gene encoding WEB family protein At3g51720-like isoform X1: MAEAADTKKIIDPRVEIDTSPPFESVKEAVDHFGGSGPWIPPHLPDLPTHKNEAFDVEKIEEQAVQLERDLIMKEKQTLSVLNELEAAKRFVQDLKLNLIPEFSSFIDENPTWPSPGLMFRELNQAKLNLSKTSVDLAAIEASVESLNKNLRKDKILLHRANMMQMQEQQNHHLTLSNHEQAITFEAEQFKKMTEASRYEVMEAMAEIERTKDCIRMAEMRLNAAKKMEDAAKAVEAIALAQTSHCDGITLSFEEYKALSQKAKQASIEKSEDESKSSEFSIEDRFSRTHVQRGIAKLKLRNSRGGGERKEKKEMRSMANVVSSSRKVVVEDEVMTERHHVSLSQMLREQSRLILHPNKSDDGGHGSLHKQYFIQRKKFGFIQVPIPTKKKTAPSS; encoded by the exons ATGGCAGAAGCCGCCGATACCAAAAAGATCATCGACCCCCGGGTGGAAATCGACACTTCTCCTCCGTTCGAGTCCGTCAAGGAGGCTGTCGACCACTTCGGCGGCAGTGGCCCTTGGATTCCTCCTCACTTACCTGATCTTCCCACT CACAAGAACGAGGCGTTCGATGTGGAGAAGATTGAGGAACAGGCGGTGCAACTGGAGAGGGATCTTATAATGAAAGAGAAGCAAACACTGAGCGTCTTGAACGAGCTCGAGGCAGCAAAGAGATTCGTCCAAGACCTCAAACTGAATCTCATCCCGGAATTCTCCTCCTTCATCGACGAGAACCCGACGTGGCCCTCGCCCGGGCTCATGTTCCGTGAGCTCAACCAAGCGAAGCTGAACCTGAGCAAAACGTCGGTTGATCTCGCTGCAATTGAAGCCTCTGTTGAGTCCCTCAACAAGAATCTAAGAAAAGATAAAATTTTGCTTCACAGGGCAAACATGATGCAAATGCAAGAGCAACAGAATCATCATCTAACCCTGTCGAACCACGAGCAGGCCATCACGTTCGAGGCCGAGCAGTTCAAGAAGATGACGGAGGCCTCAAGGTACGAGGTGATGGAGGCGATGGCGGAGATAGAGCGCACAAAGGATTGCATCCGAATGGCCGAGATGAGGCTCAATGCCGCCAAGAAAATGGAGGACGCCGCCAAGGCTGTTGAGGCCATTGCCCTCGCCCAAACCAGCCACTGCGATGGGATCACGCTCTCCTTCGAGGAATACAAGGCCCTGTCTCAGAAGGCCAAGCAAGCCAGCATTGAGAAATCCGAGGATGAGAGCAAATCCTCGGAGTTCTCAATAGAGGATAGATTCTCAAGGACACATGTGCAGCGTGGCATTGCCAAGTTGAAGCTGAGGAACTCGCGCGGGGGAGGGGAGAGGaaggagaagaaggagatgAGGTCGATGGCGAACGTGGTGAGTAGTAGCaggaaggtggtggtggaggacgAAGTGATGACGGAGAGGCATCATGTGTCGTTGAGCCAGATGCTGAGGGAACAGAGCAGGCTTATTCTGCatccgaataagagtgatgatgGAGGTCATGGGAGTTTGCATAAGCAATACTTCATTCAGAGGAAGAAATTTGGGTTTATTCAAGTGCCAATTCCTACTAAGAAAAAGACTGCACCATCATCTTAG
- the LOC121742595 gene encoding WEB family protein At2g40480-like isoform X2 has protein sequence MAEAADTKKIIDPRVEIDTSPPFESVKEAVDHFGGSGPWIPPHLPDLPTHKNEAFDVEKIEEQAVQLERDLIMKEKQTLSVLNELEAAKRFVQDLKLNLIPEFSSFIDENPTWPSPGLMFRELNQAKLNLSKTANMMQMQEQQNHHLTLSNHEQAITFEAEQFKKMTEASRYEVMEAMAEIERTKDCIRMAEMRLNAAKKMEDAAKAVEAIALAQTSHCDGITLSFEEYKALSQKAKQASIEKSEDESKSSEFSIEDRFSRTHVQRGIAKLKLRNSRGGGERKEKKEMRSMANVVSSSRKVVVEDEVMTERHHVSLSQMLREQSRLILHPNKSDDGGHGSLHKQYFIQRKKFGFIQVPIPTKKKTAPSS, from the exons ATGGCAGAAGCCGCCGATACCAAAAAGATCATCGACCCCCGGGTGGAAATCGACACTTCTCCTCCGTTCGAGTCCGTCAAGGAGGCTGTCGACCACTTCGGCGGCAGTGGCCCTTGGATTCCTCCTCACTTACCTGATCTTCCCACT CACAAGAACGAGGCGTTCGATGTGGAGAAGATTGAGGAACAGGCGGTGCAACTGGAGAGGGATCTTATAATGAAAGAGAAGCAAACACTGAGCGTCTTGAACGAGCTCGAGGCAGCAAAGAGATTCGTCCAAGACCTCAAACTGAATCTCATCCCGGAATTCTCCTCCTTCATCGACGAGAACCCGACGTGGCCCTCGCCCGGGCTCATGTTCCGTGAGCTCAACCAAGCGAAGCTGAACCTGAGCAAAAC GGCAAACATGATGCAAATGCAAGAGCAACAGAATCATCATCTAACCCTGTCGAACCACGAGCAGGCCATCACGTTCGAGGCCGAGCAGTTCAAGAAGATGACGGAGGCCTCAAGGTACGAGGTGATGGAGGCGATGGCGGAGATAGAGCGCACAAAGGATTGCATCCGAATGGCCGAGATGAGGCTCAATGCCGCCAAGAAAATGGAGGACGCCGCCAAGGCTGTTGAGGCCATTGCCCTCGCCCAAACCAGCCACTGCGATGGGATCACGCTCTCCTTCGAGGAATACAAGGCCCTGTCTCAGAAGGCCAAGCAAGCCAGCATTGAGAAATCCGAGGATGAGAGCAAATCCTCGGAGTTCTCAATAGAGGATAGATTCTCAAGGACACATGTGCAGCGTGGCATTGCCAAGTTGAAGCTGAGGAACTCGCGCGGGGGAGGGGAGAGGaaggagaagaaggagatgAGGTCGATGGCGAACGTGGTGAGTAGTAGCaggaaggtggtggtggaggacgAAGTGATGACGGAGAGGCATCATGTGTCGTTGAGCCAGATGCTGAGGGAACAGAGCAGGCTTATTCTGCatccgaataagagtgatgatgGAGGTCATGGGAGTTTGCATAAGCAATACTTCATTCAGAGGAAGAAATTTGGGTTTATTCAAGTGCCAATTCCTACTAAGAAAAAGACTGCACCATCATCTTAG